One part of the Rutidosis leptorrhynchoides isolate AG116_Rl617_1_P2 chromosome 1, CSIRO_AGI_Rlap_v1, whole genome shotgun sequence genome encodes these proteins:
- the LOC139868449 gene encoding uncharacterized protein: protein MASSSNYSAVDSVSSMSINHHVSPNVSGVDIADSSDVLNASPVIDEHNHILSSVEHRTPNGSRLWFPVVPVTLKPVVDSVYPSYDHCLRFYESYAEFAGFDVKKASFNRLADGTINYVVFRCIRSGVPKRLAVDTLVSDPCVVSNHVDISKRNSSVISNHADAVNNKAKCQSRKGKEVDDNQVNDENSSNKPPKFDNRKSSTIKCGCEASLRCKQ from the exons ATGGCTTCCTCATCCAATTATTCTGCAGTTGATTCAGTTTCTTCGATGAGTATTAATCATCATGTATCTCCTAATGTTTCTGGAGTCGATATCGCTGATTCATCTG atgtTCTGAATGCTTCCCCTGTTATTGATGAACATAATCATATACTGAGTTCAGTTGAGCATCGAACTCCAAATGGTTCTAGGTTATGGTTTCCAGTAGTTCCTGTTACTTTAAAACCTGTTGTTGATTCTGTTTATCCTTCTTATGATCATTGCTTGCGATTCTATGAGAGTTATGCTGAATTTGCTGGATTTGATGTAAAGAAAGCTTCATTTAATAGGTTGGCTGATGGTACTATCAATTACGTTGTGTTCCGGTGTATCAGGTCAGGTGTTCCTAAAAGATTAGCTGTTGATACTCTTGTTAGTGATCCCTGTGTTGTTTCTAATCATGTTGATATATCAAAAAGGAATTCAAGTGTTATTTCTAATCATGCTGATGCTGTGAACAATAAAGCGAAATGTCAATCTAGGAAAGGTAAAGAAGTTGATGATAATCAGGTTAATGATGAAAACTCTTCGAATAAACCTCCTAAATTTGATAACCGTAAGTCTTCAACAATTAAGTGTGGTTGCGAGGCTAGTCTAAGGTGTAAACAGTAA